One region of Yersinia bercovieri ATCC 43970 genomic DNA includes:
- a CDS encoding helix-turn-helix domain-containing protein, protein MTENNNNNNVRTFSKNYTDVSSIQHIIINGEKKLFGWSLKFLYGYLLTFQENTGGAVYPSEKRIAEDLGAGIKTISKHLKGLEELGLVKKESRKGLSNIYYVLDINEVVGFKTDLTGQLKGTRYERAEQPLEQVKQLTNAKVQPKPVSAFIEAKSQANKVSDNEAVNESLKVEEIAIKEIEQIKEKPIEIYSPKHNEDEDDLPDFARSDYKYVAVVKKPEPKQYYYPDIGHQSGNCDHIPEPF, encoded by the coding sequence ATGACAGAGAACAACAACAATAATAATGTAAGAACCTTTTCTAAAAACTATACTGATGTTAGCTCTATTCAACATATTATTATAAACGGAGAAAAGAAGTTATTCGGCTGGTCACTTAAATTTCTTTATGGCTACTTATTAACATTTCAAGAGAATACTGGTGGTGCTGTTTATCCAAGTGAAAAGCGAATAGCAGAGGATTTAGGTGCGGGGATCAAAACAATCAGTAAACATTTAAAAGGACTTGAGGAACTCGGTCTTGTTAAGAAAGAATCTCGGAAAGGCCTTTCAAACATTTACTATGTTTTAGATATTAATGAAGTAGTAGGATTCAAAACAGACCTGACAGGCCAGCTAAAAGGCACACGCTATGAACGTGCAGAACAGCCATTAGAGCAGGTTAAGCAGTTAACCAATGCAAAGGTACAGCCTAAGCCTGTAAGTGCCTTTATAGAAGCAAAATCACAGGCTAACAAAGTCTCTGATAATGAAGCAGTGAACGAAAGCTTAAAAGTAGAAGAAATAGCCATTAAAGAAATAGAACAGATAAAAGAAAAACCTATAGAAATTTATTCACCAAAGCACAATGAAGATGAAGACGATCTCCCGGATTTTGCAAGGTCAGATTATAAGTATGTTGCAGTTGTTAAGAAGCCTGAGCCTAAACAATACTATTATCCAGATATAGGTCATCAATCTGGTAATTGTGATCATATACCTGAACCATTCTAA